The DNA region TACCCCGGGCAGCTGCAGCTTCACATCGGGCACCACAAAGGCTTTGATTTCGCGTGTGAGACCCAAACCTGCCACCTGCACAGGTCGCATCTGATTGGTATCAAAATCGTTCCGTTCGTTATTGGTGAGCAGCGTAGTGCGGACACCAGTATCGAGAATAAAATTCCGGTTGAGGCTGTCGTTGAGTTTTACGGGTACAACGATCAGGTTGTTGATCAGCTCGAATCCGAAGCTTGTGCGTCCAACTGACCCATCCAGCCTGAACCCGATAAAGCCGTGGTTCGGTTGCGCCGGAGCGATCAGCGCAATTGTCAGAAAGAAAACCATCAGTCGTATTCGGGCACCCATAAATGCAAATCTTTAGCTGCAAATACAAGTATGCAGGCCAAAGGTTGCAAAAGATACGAAAAATCAAAATTCGATGGTGTAGGTAATAGTGCCCTGCGATCCAGTGTTTGACTTCGTAGTATTTTGATTGTCAGAGGGTTTGTTTTTGTCTGAAGGCACTACAGAATAAACCATGGAAGCAGGCAGGCGGAAAGGGATGTTTGTTTTCCCTTTCGACCGCAGGCGCATGCCCCTGTTTTTCACTTTTTCGAAACGTAGCAGGCGGATAAGCCTCAGGGCTTCTTCGTCGAGTCCGTACCCCAGACCTTTGATCACACGTGCGTCAAACACAATGCCATTGTCGTCCACCTCGTATTCCACCAGCACATTTCCTTCAATGCCATGTTGCAGGGCTTCATGGGGATAGACCATATGCTCCTGCAGAAAAGTGGCAAAAGTTTTGCGCCCACCTGTAACTTTGGGCAGCTGAATAAAATTTTGTTTGCGTGGCTTTTTCGACATGTACGAACTTTGTGCAAAAATAACATCTCGGCCACAATTCCGCTCCCAAAAAACGAATGCCTGGCCTATCCGGCCAGGCATTCGATAATTAACTTTGAAGGTTCGGCTACTTAACTATCTGGTTTCCCATGGCCTTCCATTCATTATAGCCTCCGTCGTAAACTTTGACTTTCGGATAGCCCAGCACGCTGGTTAACACAAAATAGGTCTTGCCCGCACGTACTCCGGTGGAGCAATACAGAATGATGGTCTTGTCTTTTGTGATCCCTTTCTCGGCAAACATTTTCTCAAGTTCGGCCTTGCTTTTCAGCATGTGCTTGTCGTTGAGCAGGGTAGTGTGATCCATATTGACTGCACCGGGCAGGTGTCCTGTACTTTTGTTCTCTACACCTTTAAATTCGCCAGCTTCGCGAACGTCAACCAGCACCATGTCAGCGGCTGCTGCGGCTTTCTTTGCTTCCTCAACTGAGGCCATCAATGCCGGATTTACCTTGGGTGTAAAGGTGGTCTTGGCCACAATGGTAGGATTCTTTGTCACCGGTTTGCGTCCGGCTTTCCAGGCTTCCATGCCGCCTTCGAGAATCTTCACATTGGGAGCACCTAAGTACTTCAGTATGAAATACAAACGACCGCTGTATTTCATTGAGCCCTCATCGTACAACACAATGGTCTTCTTTTCGCTGATGCCGTTCTCGCCCAGGATTTTTGCAGCCTGCTCCACTGGGATGAGCAAACCTTCGATCTCGCCGGGTTTAAAGAAAGCTTTGTAGGATACGTTAACAGCTCCATTGATGTGGACTTTTGCGTATTCTGTCTCAACCTCGGCCGAAACCACAACAAAATCGGGGTTTTTGAGCTGTTTGGCCAGTTCATCCGCACTGATGAGATCCTGTGCAGCTAATCTAAGTACCGAGCTGGCCAGAAGGAAAAGAAAAAACAGTTTTTTCATGGATTTAGAGTTTTAAGAGTTAAAATTTTACTTGCAATTGTACGGCAATCTGGTCGTTCTTGAATTCGACAGGTTCCTCTGCGCGGTAGATGTAATTCACCTGAAGCCGGGTCCAGTCGTTGAAGAAGTAATTAAAGCCAAACGTCATGTTCGACTCCTTGTATGCGGTGGCATTGCCCGAATCGAAGAAATCGAAACGGAATACCGGTTCAACGTTCCATTTGGTAAGGTAAGCCACGGTGGCATAACCGCCGCTGCGTTCCTTACCCAGGTCGATAAGATTGCCGCTGCATCCCCCCCCGAGATCGCGGTTGAATTCGCCCTTATCGTAGATATATTCACCCAGGAAGGTGAAGTTCTTGTAGTTGGCTTTAATTTCTCCACCAAGGGTGGTGCGCGAGTCGGTGTTGTTGTTCATCGATGGGAATCCATGCCTGAAACTTCCGCCGATGCGCAGCCAGTCCATTGGTTTGTAAGTAACTCGACCCACAAGGTCTTTTTTCTTGTTATTGTCCTGACGAGCAAGGCCACTTCCGTTCATCAGCCCAAGCTGATAGGCGAACCTGGTTTTCTCGCTGCCTCCCATAAACACCAGTCCCAGATCGCGGAATGGAGCTACAGTCTGCAAGGTGGCCGTGGAACGATAAACGGTGATCAGGTCGTTGCAGGGGGTGTTGGTCTCAAGGCCGAATGGGGTTTTGAAACTACCTATGCTCACTCTTGCCCAGTCGTAGCGGTTGTAGGTAATAAAAGCGTCAAGCAGATAGGGATTGGGCGAAATGAACGGGCTCATCTCCAAAACAACATAGTAATAAAAGTCGTAAGGAATGTTGCCCTGCACGCCGAGCCTGGCGCGTTCGAATGCAAAGCCGTTTTTGGTAGGCTCGGTAAAGTGGTAGTTGTATTGCGACTGCAGAAACCCAAAGGTCTTGAGTCCGTCGTCCGAAACTGGTCCGCCACACCCCTGAGCTTTCATTTGCAAGGCCAGAGGGAGGAGCGACAACAGTATGATGAGTTTTTTAGTTGACATCGTAAAATTCCTTTTTGATTATTGAACAAAAGGCAGGTTCTTCACCATACCGGGCGACCATTTGTTGGAAGTCCAATGGCTGTGACCGTTATAGAACCTGTTCATTCCCCACAGCACACTGTATGCATCGTATCCGAGCACACGCAGCCAGGCGGTGATGGCACCCGAGGTCTGGCCGGTGTAGCAATAGGTGGCAATGGGTTTCGACGGATCGAGGTACTTAACGCTTTCGTCGGTGATAAGCAAGGGGTTGATCCTGCGGGCGTTCTTCACATGGCCAAATGCGAGATAGTCAGCTTCAGGGAAATAGTTGTTCACAAAATAGGCATTGGGGTCGTTGAGCAGGGCATCAGGTGTAACCGTTTTAAAGCCGTCGTTCAACACTTTTTGCACGCGCAGGCGGAGAATTTCGGCCGGATCGGTGGTGTTGATGTCGCTGAATTTTGGGGCTTCATAGGTTACATTGGTCGGGGCAGCTTCATTGGTCCAGTTGGTGCTGTTTTGTGCAATGTTTCCAATGTTTTGCGACCACACGTCGAAGGTGGCATTCCAGCGGCTCATGCCCCATTTGAGTGCCTGGGCGTTTTTGTATCCCGAAAGGCGGAGCAGACTTACAGCAAATGTGGCGGTCTGGCCGGTTTTGCACACCACCAGAATTTGTTTGTCGCCAGCTTTGGCTGCTTCGGTGAGGATGTCTTTCAGGTCAACCCTTACCGCACCCTGAATATGACCCTGGGCATATTCGGCAGGCGTGCGGATATCAATGATGTAACGGTTGGCTACTGCATCAACATTGTCTGGGGTATCGAAAACAAATCCCTGAATGATTTTATTGAGGTCGAGGTCTTGTTGCACCAGATAATCGGTGAGGATCTTCTGTGTGTCAACCGGATTTTCATTCTCTTTTTTGCAACCCGTGAATACCAAAGTCGGGAGCACAAACAGGGCGATCAGATAAAAAGCTAACTTTTTCATTTTTTTGTGATTTTTAATGAGTAACTATTTGATAATTAGATCTTCTATTTAATTCAACTTAACATCCTCCCGACGAAGCCGGAGCGCTGCTGTGGCCGCCAAGCTTGTCGAGGTCTTTTTCGATGAGATCGGGATAGGTGAGTTCCCAGTTTTTCCAGCCACCCTCGAGGGCGTAAACGTTTTTGTAACCCAGCTTGCCAAGGGTTTCGGCTGCCAGGATACCACGCTGCCCTTTCTTGCAGTAAACAATAATCTTGTCGGTCTTTTCAGGAAGGTACATGCCTTCGTTTTCCCAAAACTCCGGGTCGGCTATGTTAAACTCCAGGCTGCCGCGCGGAAGCACTATCGATCCGGGAATATAGCCGTAGTAATGCTCCTTTTCCTGGCGCACGTCAATCAGGATATAGGTTTCCTCACCGGCCTCCATCATGTCGTGCAGCTGTTGCGGCGTCATCAGTTTTACCACTTTGGTAGCCCTGGCCACCATTTCGTCGGCCGACTTAAATTGTTCCTGTTTTGAGCAGGCAGCACCGATGAGCATTGCGGCAGCTAAAAGAATGATCAGTTTAAATGTTTTCATGATATTGTTTTTTGTGTGCTTATATTTCTGCATTTTCACCTTCGCCAGCCAGGGCTGCCTTTTCTTGTTGTTTTGCAACCTCCTTTTCATAGCCCGAAATCATGGCCTTCAGGTTCGATGTGATTGTATTGCCTGTGGTGGTCATATAAACGTGCACAATCACAAAAGCAACCACCAGGAATGCACCAAGTGTGTGCAGCAGCACGGCGATAAACAGACCGTCCGCATCCACCGGATTTTCCGGATAGCCGAAATACATATATGCCAGGCCCGTAAGAATCTGCACCGGGAAAATCAGGAACAGCAATCCGGCGTAGGTGAGTCGCTGAAGGGGATTCAGTTTGTTGTAGAGTTCCTTATGCGTCGGATGGGGCATGCCCTTAAACATTCCGGAAGTGTAATAGCGCACCTGTTCTTTGAGCTTCTTTCTGGTGGGAATAAAATTGATGTATTGATTGGTGACAATCATCCAGAAGATGGATACCACAGCCAGGCCCATAAACGACCAGGCAGCAGCATTGTGAATTCTGACCGAATTTTCAAACCCCAGCAGCGTAAAACTGCCGTGGATCTCAAATCCTGTGAGGGTGAGCAACATGACCAGCAGCATTTGTGTCCAATGCCAGAAGCGCTCAAATTTCAGGTAGAGGTAATGTTTCTTGTATTTCATGGTTTTCGTGGTTTTTTCAGAATATACGCTTGATGGAGTGAAACACCACACCGACGACCGACAAAAGGATGATGGCAATGCCCGAGTAATCAATGGCTTTTGAATAATCTCTGCCGGGCAGGTAGAAGTCGTTCAGTTTGGCCAGGCGTCCTTTTTCGGAGCGGGTGTGGCAATCGGTGCAACTCAGTGTTTCTTCTTTCACACTCACCATATGGTTAAGTGGCCAGTAAACCTCCGTTTCCACAAAGTCGTATTCACCGCTCCACTCGCGCCCGTATGCTTCCATGCCAAGCCTGATGGCAGGTTCCCACTCCAGGTCTTCCCAAAATGCGCCTTCACCTTTGTTGTGCGCAAATAGCTTCATTGTGATTAGCTTGCCGGTTACCGGGTCGTAGGCCTGCTTTCCGCGATGGATCTTCACCGGCCAGATTTTTGAGTTCGGATCGCGATACTCCCCATATAAGGTATTGATCTGTACCGGAATGCTTGTGATGCTGTCGTCCATGATGTTGTGGTTGGCCAATCCGTTAAACCACAGATAGTCGGGCTTCACGTGATCGTCATAAACAAAACGTCCTTTGATTGACAGGTAACTGTAGTTGTGATCGGCATCATATTCCTTTATGGCATTGCCATGTTCGTCTTTGCGTCCTGCCTTGCTCCAATCCCAGTACATTACCGTAGCATTCACTTTTGCATAAACAGGGATGTGGCAGGTCTGACAGGCTACTTTATTATAGTGAAAATCAAGTATTTTGTCGTTGTGTGGGGTGGATGTGTGGCAATTTTCGCAGCTGATGCGGTTGTCGTTGCTGGCCGAAACTGAATACGAACGGCCCTTGATGTTGTGCCTTTCGGTGATGTGGCAATCAATACAGGTCATGTCAGGCCCGTCCACACCCATGTGCACATCCACCTTGCGCGTGGTATTGTTCAGGGCTTCCTCCAGGTCGCCGTGCTTCACATTGTTGCCACCACCACCATAAAAGTGGCAGACCCCGCAATTGCTTCTGTCGGGATGGCCCACATGCTGCGCCACATAGTTATAGTCCGGTACCTTGAACTCCGCATTTGCCGTTTCGGGAGTGGCCGGCCAACCTGCCATGCCTTTTTGTTTAAAATAGGTGTCGGTCTTATCGTGGCATACCAGGCAGTCGATGTTGTTGGGGTTGCTGAAGTCGAAAGTGTTGTCTTCCCAGCCATAACCAATATGACAACGCATGCACGACCCGTTGTTGCCAATCGGACCGGTGCAAAAGTTGTTGTTGATATGCTTCTTGCCAATCTTCACCAGTCCTTTGCCAGGCAGCTCAACTTCGCGCTCCCAGAGCCAGTGGGTGCTGATCATCAGCTCGTCGTCGCGTTTGTTGTGGCAACTCAGACAGGCTTCCGTAACCTTGCGGGGGTCGGTAAACTCCTGCTGCAAAATGGCAAATTCGCTGTGGTCAACTTTTGGTTGCTGCTGCGACCTGAGTTCTACTTCTACTTTTGGTGGATCGTTGCGCTTGAGGCCAAAGTGAATTGTGAAGTAAATCACAAGCACAGGCAACACAAAGACCACCAGAAAGGATGTGAGTTTTTCGAGTAGTGACTTCATACCGGGGTTTGTTACTTTTTTCACAAGCAAAGCTACACTTGTATTTAAGAAAATTTTAACAAAACACTCCCTTGTGCCTCAAGTGGTTTTGCCTTTCTGGTCAGCAAAGGGTTTGACGGCTGTCAAGTGATTATTTGACAGAAAAAGATTATATTTGCTAATGCATCACATTCGCACAAGGAATGAACTCTACGAAAACGCTTCAAAATACGGGTGCCAGCTGTTCAATCGGTTCCACCTCGCTCGATTGTATCAATGTGCTCACACCCGACGAGCTAAACCTGCTGCAGCAGCACACCGTGGATGTGCGTTACGCAAAAGGCGAAATGCTTTGCAAACAGGGCACCTTTGCAGCCCACATCATGATTCTGAATAACGGCCTTTTGAAAAGTTTCATAGAGAGCGGCAACGAAAGCCTGATACTGCAAATATTTGCTCCGGTGAGTGTGGTCGGCCTTGCCAGCCTCTACGAGGGCAGCAATGTGTTTCATCATTCCGTGCAGGCTTACCTGGACAGCGATGTAAGCCTGATTGAGATCAATGCATTACGCGAACTCATAAAAAGCAACGGGAACTTTGCCAGCAAAATCATCAGCATCATCGCCGAACAAAAAATTATAACCTCCGGCCGTTTCTATTGCCTCACCAAAAAACAAACTTATGGCAGATTCGCCGATGTGTTGCTCTGCCTTGCAAACCGGATATACAAGACCCAGAAAATCCCCGTTCAGCTCTCCCGGCGCGATTTTGCCGAACTCAGCGGCATGTCGGTCGAAACAATAGCCCGTATTCTTACCAAATTCAAAACCGATGGCCTGATCGAGCTGACCAACGACTACATCGAAATACTCGATTACGAAACCCTGGCTCTGATCAGCCAAAAAGGTTGAGATTACACCGACTACCTGATACGATAGTCGGAACAAACAACCTTCTGTGCTACATTTTCGGGGAGAATCTAAACAGCGTTGACCGCTTGTTGCGTTCGAGGCATACCAGGGTCTCCAGGCTTTTTCGGTCGAAGTCGTGTTGCTCAAATGCCTGCTCGAAAGCGTGGATTGCTTTTTCCGGATGGTTGTTTTCTTTACTCAGATGGGCCAGAAACAAATGCCTGAGCTTCGTGCGGCAATGTTTGGCCACAAACCCGGCTGCCTGGTGGTTCCCCAAATGTCCGTGCATGCTGCTGATGCGTTGCCTAAGGTAAGCCGGATATGGCCCGGTTTCCAGCATATGGCTGTCGTAGTTTGCTTCAAGGATCAAAATTTCAGCCTGAGGTAGCCAGCCTGCAGCCTGCGGACCAATATGACCAAGGTCGGTGGCAAAAGCCAGACTGCTGCTCCCGTTGCGGAGATAAAAACCAACCGCACCTGCAGTGTCGTGCGATACTTCAAACGGAGTGATGTTGAAACCTGCAAGCCAGAAGCTTTTCCCGGGCTCAATCACTTTGAATGCATCCTTCAGGCATGAATCTGGTTTCGCCTCTGCTTGCACAGCAGCCGCCACCTGTGGGGTGGCGTATATATAATAGGAGTGCTTGCTCACAAGGGCTTCAAGCCCGGATATGTGGTCTATGTGATTGTGGGTCAATAGTATACCTTCAATTTGCCATGCGTTGCGTCCGATCTCAGTCAGGTATTTCCCGATGCGTCGTGCGCTAATGCCAACATCGATCAACAAGGCGCCTTCACCATGCCCTACATAGTAACAATTTCCACTGCTGCCGCTGGCAAAGCTGCAAAATTCAATCGCATACAGTTCGCTGAACAAGTCCAAAACCTGGGAGGGATTTTTGGCAAAATTAACCAAAGAGCCTGTTTTTTTTGGAATTTTGCGGTCAAAGACCCAACACCACATGATCTTACCAGGTTTCGATCCCAATGCACCGGCTGCCCACGATGCCGGAATTTTCGGCCTCCCTTTCACCGAGGAGGACGCCGGCATCGTAATCATTCCCGTAAACTGGGAACTTACAGTGAGTTATGGCTCAGGCACATTCGCCGGTCCGGATGCCATCAAGGAAGCTTCTATGCAGGTTGACCTGTATCATCACGACTTTCCCGAGCTGTGGAAAAAAGGCATCTGGATGGATGAGTTTCCCAAACATTTCAAAGTGCTGCATACCGGATTGCGCAAAGATGCACGCACCATCATCGAGGCACTGGAGGAGGGAGTGAATGTGCTCGAAAAGCAGAAGTACCGCGAGATGTACGAACGCATACGCCGCGCCAACGAAGATGTGCGTACCTGGCTTGCAAACCGTGTGGACTGGTGGAAAAAAAGAGGAAAAATTGTGGGTGTGGTTGGTGGCGACCACAGCACCCCCCTGGGATACCATCATTATCTGTCGGGAAAAGTTGATTATGGTGTGCTGCATGTCGATGCCCACCTTGACCTTCGCGAGGCCTACGAAGGTTTCAAGTATTCGCACGCTTCCATCTTTTACAATGCCTTGCAATACGATAGCCTGAAGCGCTTGGTTTCGGTGGGCATTCGCGACTATTGCGAAGAAGAGGCCCTGCGCGTGGCCAGCCAGCCCGAGCGTATCAGGGTGTTTTTCGACCGCGACCTGCGCCGCCGGATGTTCGAAGGACAAAGCTGGAAATCCTTGGTCGATGAAGTGGTCGCTCATTTGCCGGAAAATGTGTACATCTCGGTGGATATTGATGGCCTCGATCCCAAACTTTGCCCAAATACAGGAACTCCTGTGCCGGGAGGCCTGCAATATGAGGAACTGATCTATCTGCTCAACGCAGTTATGGCTGCCGGAAAAAAAATCGTAGGCTTCGACTTGTGTGAGGTTGCTCCCGGCCCGGACGACCAATGGGATGGCAATGTGGGCGCCCGCGTGCTGTTTCAGCTTTGTGGCATTGCAGCAGCCAACCCGGCCCAATTCACCTGATGCTGAATCCTATTCTGCCCAGCGGGGGTAATTCGCTGATTTCCATTTTTGTTACTCTTGCCCACTGTGGCCCCCGACGGCACCATTCAACGAATGCGTCAACAGCCCCGGGCTCACCTTCGGCCTCCGCATACACACTGCCATCCGGCTTGTTCTGAACAAAACCACTGACACCCAGGCTCCTGGCCTGACGCTCGGTGTAATACCTGAAACCAACACCCTGCACTCGTCCATAAATCCGTAAGGCGACTGCTTTTGTACTCATGGGTTTAAACGCTTCATGATCAAAGAATTGATCGATTCGAAAAGTTGGTTGGGCTGCATCCCTCTCCAGTTGAAGTGGTCGAACTTGCCTCCAAAAGCCAGGTAATAGTCCAGC from Bacteroidota bacterium includes:
- a CDS encoding cytochrome b/b6 domain-containing protein, yielding MKYKKHYLYLKFERFWHWTQMLLVMLLTLTGFEIHGSFTLLGFENSVRIHNAAAWSFMGLAVVSIFWMIVTNQYINFIPTRKKLKEQVRYYTSGMFKGMPHPTHKELYNKLNPLQRLTYAGLLFLIFPVQILTGLAYMYFGYPENPVDADGLFIAVLLHTLGAFLVVAFVIVHVYMTTTGNTITSNLKAMISGYEKEVAKQQEKAALAGEGENAEI
- a CDS encoding Crp/Fnr family transcriptional regulator, which translates into the protein MNSTKTLQNTGASCSIGSTSLDCINVLTPDELNLLQQHTVDVRYAKGEMLCKQGTFAAHIMILNNGLLKSFIESGNESLILQIFAPVSVVGLASLYEGSNVFHHSVQAYLDSDVSLIEINALRELIKSNGNFASKIISIIAEQKIITSGRFYCLTKKQTYGRFADVLLCLANRIYKTQKIPVQLSRRDFAELSGMSVETIARILTKFKTDGLIELTNDYIEILDYETLALISQKG
- a CDS encoding agmatinase family protein, with protein sequence MILPGFDPNAPAAHDAGIFGLPFTEEDAGIVIIPVNWELTVSYGSGTFAGPDAIKEASMQVDLYHHDFPELWKKGIWMDEFPKHFKVLHTGLRKDARTIIEALEEGVNVLEKQKYREMYERIRRANEDVRTWLANRVDWWKKRGKIVGVVGGDHSTPLGYHHYLSGKVDYGVLHVDAHLDLREAYEGFKYSHASIFYNALQYDSLKRLVSVGIRDYCEEEALRVASQPERIRVFFDRDLRRRMFEGQSWKSLVDEVVAHLPENVYISVDIDGLDPKLCPNTGTPVPGGLQYEELIYLLNAVMAAGKKIVGFDLCEVAPGPDDQWDGNVGARVLFQLCGIAAANPAQFT
- a CDS encoding sulfurtransferase, which translates into the protein MKKLFFLFLLASSVLRLAAQDLISADELAKQLKNPDFVVVSAEVETEYAKVHINGAVNVSYKAFFKPGEIEGLLIPVEQAAKILGENGISEKKTIVLYDEGSMKYSGRLYFILKYLGAPNVKILEGGMEAWKAGRKPVTKNPTIVAKTTFTPKVNPALMASVEEAKKAAAAADMVLVDVREAGEFKGVENKSTGHLPGAVNMDHTTLLNDKHMLKSKAELEKMFAEKGITKDKTIILYCSTGVRAGKTYFVLTSVLGYPKVKVYDGGYNEWKAMGNQIVK
- a CDS encoding energy transducer TonB — protein: MSKKPRKQNFIQLPKVTGGRKTFATFLQEHMVYPHEALQHGIEGNVLVEYEVDDNGIVFDARVIKGLGYGLDEEALRLIRLLRFEKVKNRGMRLRSKGKTNIPFRLPASMVYSVVPSDKNKPSDNQNTTKSNTGSQGTITYTIEF
- a CDS encoding acylphosphatase, giving the protein MSTKAVALRIYGRVQGVGFRYYTERQARSLGVSGFVQNKPDGSVYAEAEGEPGAVDAFVEWCRRGPQWARVTKMEISELPPLGRIGFSIR
- a CDS encoding MBL fold metallo-hydrolase translates to MDLFSELYAIEFCSFASGSSGNCYYVGHGEGALLIDVGISARRIGKYLTEIGRNAWQIEGILLTHNHIDHISGLEALVSKHSYYIYATPQVAAAVQAEAKPDSCLKDAFKVIEPGKSFWLAGFNITPFEVSHDTAGAVGFYLRNGSSSLAFATDLGHIGPQAAGWLPQAEILILEANYDSHMLETGPYPAYLRQRISSMHGHLGNHQAAGFVAKHCRTKLRHLFLAHLSKENNHPEKAIHAFEQAFEQHDFDRKSLETLVCLERNKRSTLFRFSPKM
- a CDS encoding tetrathionate reductase family octaheme c-type cytochrome produces the protein MKSLLEKLTSFLVVFVLPVLVIYFTIHFGLKRNDPPKVEVELRSQQQPKVDHSEFAILQQEFTDPRKVTEACLSCHNKRDDELMISTHWLWEREVELPGKGLVKIGKKHINNNFCTGPIGNNGSCMRCHIGYGWEDNTFDFSNPNNIDCLVCHDKTDTYFKQKGMAGWPATPETANAEFKVPDYNYVAQHVGHPDRSNCGVCHFYGGGGNNVKHGDLEEALNNTTRKVDVHMGVDGPDMTCIDCHITERHNIKGRSYSVSASNDNRISCENCHTSTPHNDKILDFHYNKVACQTCHIPVYAKVNATVMYWDWSKAGRKDEHGNAIKEYDADHNYSYLSIKGRFVYDDHVKPDYLWFNGLANHNIMDDSITSIPVQINTLYGEYRDPNSKIWPVKIHRGKQAYDPVTGKLITMKLFAHNKGEGAFWEDLEWEPAIRLGMEAYGREWSGEYDFVETEVYWPLNHMVSVKEETLSCTDCHTRSEKGRLAKLNDFYLPGRDYSKAIDYSGIAIILLSVVGVVFHSIKRIF
- a CDS encoding rhodanese-like domain-containing protein → MKTFKLIILLAAAMLIGAACSKQEQFKSADEMVARATKVVKLMTPQQLHDMMEAGEETYILIDVRQEKEHYYGYIPGSIVLPRGSLEFNIADPEFWENEGMYLPEKTDKIIVYCKKGQRGILAAETLGKLGYKNVYALEGGWKNWELTYPDLIEKDLDKLGGHSSAPASSGGC